In one window of Mytilus galloprovincialis chromosome 6, xbMytGall1.hap1.1, whole genome shotgun sequence DNA:
- the LOC143080478 gene encoding protein SYS1 homolog, producing the protein MLRLIQNGLNKMPGQFRSFIWDPKLIISQIIALQCLFYATYIVFIYLLDIAGRFDASLDQIFTQIDLDLFEDTGRVNVIGFFLNSLTSAAGLWFIVKRTKLCLDFAFTVHFVHFCCCWIYSGHIPQTLSWWIINVIGLALMTVCGEFLCMRSEMKAIPLLGPKTDL; encoded by the exons ATGCTGAGACTCATACAAAACGGTTTGAACAAGATGCCAGGACAATTCAGAAGTTTTATCTGGGACCCAAAACTGATAATTTCACAGATAATTGCTCTTCAATGCCTGTTTTATGCCACATACATAGTCTTTATTTATCTACTAGATATTGCTGGTCGCTTTGATGCTTCCTTAGATCAGATTTTCACACAGATA gatTTAGATCTCTTTGAAGATACTGGGAGGGTTAATGTAATAGGATTTTTTCTCAACAGTTTAACAAG TGCTGCTGGGTTATGGTTTATCGTTAAGAGAACAAAACTGTGTTTAGACTTTGCTTTTACAGTACATTTTGTACACTTTTGTTGCTGTTGGATTTACAGTGGCCACATTCCTCAAACTTTATCATGGTGGATTATAAATGTTATTGGACTAGCGTTAATGACTGTATGTGGAGAATTTTTGTGCATGAGAAGTGAAATGAAAGCAATTCCATTATTGGGACCGAAAACTGATTTGTAA